A section of the Humulus lupulus chromosome 2, drHumLupu1.1, whole genome shotgun sequence genome encodes:
- the LOC133815708 gene encoding putative disease resistance protein RGA3 → MAEALVSLVLEQLASLTFQQIEHKWSLVSGAEEKVESLCSNLEDIQVVLMDADRRQISDASVKRWLDKLKAVSYEIDTTVYEWNTAIALRSNLKLFSKVCFFTLPCLHRNHVHRPGLHHRVACKIDRLNEKLNRISSEKERYTFTTQNFSRHTLGTTSYSTEYDRRKNTTSFVDVSKVCGRDVEKKFLIGKLLMSGGDDESKHDIIPLVGMGGIGKTTLAQLVYNDEKVNAHFNLKIWVCVSDPFDEITIARQICVALGVNDVHKLVAFDQLLTKIKESIVGKKFLLVLDDVWTEDTRKWEQLEESLKNGVEGSKVLVTTRKRHVASMMKVREDRIIAISHLSEEVCLNIFNQLAFLNNESQEQLKEIGKKIAQKCKGLPLVAKSLGSLVRFKKPTEKHWNEVLDSKLWELGDQVENEVFVPFLLSYYDLPPLEKRCLLYCSIFPKDYEIDRVELIQLWMSQDYLSSSEEDERKGIDCFENLATRSFFQDFKTDEEENIIRCRMHDIVHDFVLFLTKNDCFNSVISRKNDEMNLLRAKAFHCTLLLECEEHVVPSSLYSKRNLHTLSIVGKLRSIKWDLLLKLTCLRTLNLSGCLSEGSRIPKDIDKLILLRYLNLSYNRMIVLPKTLGNIFNLQTLKLEGSSGWLPKEIGKLVNLRHLYLGNCGCKFLKEFEKLTGLQTLESQYFDRLVVKRGIVFQSWMTSLNNLKSLKLEDCMSCESLGPFGKLPSLESLTLKDMRPVQTVGNEFLGI, encoded by the coding sequence ATGGCTGAAGCTCTGGTTTCCTTAGTCCTGGAGCAGTTGGCTTCCTTGACTTTTCAACAGATAGAACACAAATGGAGTCTTGTTAGCGGTGCTGAGGAGAAAGTTGAAAGCCTCTGCAGCAATCTCGAAGACATTCAAGTGGTGCTTATGGATGCAGACAGAAGGCAGATCAGTGATGCAAGTGTGAAACGGTGGTTGGATAAGCTGAAAGCAGTGTCTTACGAGATCGACACAACGGTGTATGAGTGGAACACTGCCATTGCTCTCCGCTCTAATCTTAAGCTTTTCAGCAAGGTATGCTTCTTTACGCTTCCTTGTCTACATCGTAATCATGTTCATCGACCGGGATTGCACCATAGAGTAGCTTGCAAGATAGACAGATTGAATGAAAAGCTCAATAGAATTTcaagtgagaaagaaagatacACTTTTACAACTCAGAATTTCAGTAGGCACACTTTAGGAACGACTTCATATTCAACTGAATATGACCGTCGTAAAAATACTACATCATTTGTTGATGTGTCTAAAGTGTGCGGTCGAGATGTGGAAAAGAAATTTTTAATAGGTAAGTTGCTCATGAGTGGTGGTGATGATGAGAGCAAACACGATATCATTCCTCTTGTAGGAATGGGGGGAATCGGTAAAACCACCCTTGCCCAATTGGTGTATAACGATGAAAAAGTTAATGCTCATTTTAACTTGAAAATTTGGGTATGCGTATCCGACCCTTTCGATGAAATCACAATTGCTAGACAAATTTGTGTAGCTCTTGGAGTTAACGATGTCCACAAATTGGTTGCATTTGACCAATTGCTAACAAAGATTAAGGAATCAATTGTGGGAAAGAAATTTCTTCTTGTTTTAGACGATGTGTGGACTGAAGATACTAGGAAATGGGAACAATTAGAAGAGTCTCTTAAAAATGGAGTTGAAGGAAGTAAAGTACTAGTGACAACACGCAAGAGACATGTTGCTTCTATGATGAAGGTGAGAGAAGATCGTATCATCGCCATTAGTCACTTGTCAGAGGAGGTGTGTCTCAATATATTTAATCAACTAGCATTTCTAAATAACGAGAGTCAAGAGCAACTAAAAGaaataggtaagaaaattgcccAAAAGTGTAAGGGTTTACCTTTGGTTGCTAAATCATTAGGAAGCCTAGTGCGTTTTAAAAAGCCCACCGAAAAACATTGGAATGAAGTTTTGGACAGTAAATTATGGGAATTAGGAGATCAAGTTGAAAATGAAGTTTTTGTTCCATTCTTGTTGAGCTATTATGATTTGCCCCCTCTTGAAAAGCGTTGTTTGTTATATTGCTCAATTTTCCCAAAAGATTATGAAATTGATAGAGTTGAATTGATACAATTGTGGATGTCTCAAGACTATTTGAGTAGTTCAGAAGAGGATGAGAGAAAAGGCATAGATTGCTTTGAGAATTTAGCTACACGCTCTTTTTTTCAAGATTTTAAAACAGATGAAGAGGAAAACATTATAAGATGCAGGATGCATGATATAGTGCATGATTTTGTGTTGTTCTTGACAAAGAATGATTGTTTTAACTCAGTCATAAGTAGAAAGAATGATGAAATGAATCTACTACGTGCAAAGGCTTTTCATTGTACGTTATTACTTGAGTGTGAGGAACATGTAGTGCCTTCCTCACTTTACAGCAAAAGAAACTTACACACGCTGTCAATAGTTGGGAAGTTAAGGTCTATTAAATGGGATTTGTTGTTGAAGTTAACATGTCTTAGGACTTTGAATTTGAGTGGTTGCTTAAGTGAAGGGTCAAGAATACCTAAAGATATTGATAAATTGATCCTTTTGAGGTATCTCAATCTATCATATAATAGAATGATAGTGCTTCCAAAAACACTGGGAAATATTTTCAATTTGCAAACTTTAAAATTGGAGGGAAGTAGTGGTTGGCTTCCAAAAGAGATTGGAAAACTTGTTAACTTACGCCATTTGTATTTGGGTAATTGTGGTTGTAAATTTCTAAAAGAATTCGAAAAATTAACTGGCCTCCAGACTCTAGAATCCCAATATTTTGATAGATTAGTTGTTAAAAGGGGGATAGTGTTTCAAAGTTGGATGACGTcattaaataatttgaaaagcCTTAAGCTAGAAGATTGCATGAGTTGTGAGTCTTTAGGACCTTTTGGAAAACTCCCCTCCCTCGAATCGCTTACTTTAAAGGACATGAGGCCGGTGCAAACTGTGGGCAATGAATTCTTGGGAATATAA
- the LOC133815709 gene encoding putative disease resistance protein RGA3 translates to MAEALVSLVLEQLASLVYRQIEQEWSLVSGFEEKVESLCSNLEDIQMVLVDADKRQVSEASVKRWLDKLKAVSYEIDTTVDEWNAAITLRSDLKLFSKVCFFTLPCLHRNHVHRPALHRRVACKIDRLNEKLNRISNEKERYTLPTQNFSRHTLGTTSYSIEYERRQNTTSFVDVSRVCGREREKEILIEKLLVSGGGDESKHNIIPLVGMRGIGKTTLAQLVYNDEKVNAHFNLKIWVCVSDPFDEITIASQICVALKVEDVNKLVALDPLLNQIKKKIVGNKFFLVLDDVWTEDDRKWEPLEESLRNGAKGSKILVTTRKKRVATMMKVREDHIIFIEHLSEEVCLRIFNELAFLNNDSQQQLKEIGVKIAQKCKGLPLVAKSLGSLVRFKKPTKKHWNEVLDSKLWELGDQVENEVFVPLLLSYYDLPPLAKRCLLYCSIFPKDYEIDRVELIQLWMSQGYLSSSEEDERKGIDCFENLATRCFFQDFKTDEEENIIGCRMHDIVHDFVLFLTKNDCFNSVISRKNDEMNLLRAKAFHCTLLLESKEHVVPSSLYSKRNLRTLSIVGKSRSYIEWDLLLKLTCLRTLNLSGCLISRWTRIPKDIDKLILLRYLNLSNNRLLELPKTLGNLFNLQTLKLEESTGELPKEIGKLVNLRHFYSGYYECEFPKELGKLTGLQTLESKKFERLVGDRIGKVFQSWMTSLNNLKSLNLRYCRGKSLGPFGKLPSLESFTLCISDDVERVGNEFLGIEDTTTTEMTAESFPKLKRLLFISFYCWEEWKSDDNSYPIMPCLQSFHFDYCPKLKAPLPEFLRRTPLKTLTILDCPKLEPLLKEGLSTKEKIDILTS, encoded by the coding sequence ATGGCCGAAGCTCTGGTCTCCTTGGTCCTGGAGCAGTTGGCTTCCTTGGTTTATCGACAGATTGAACAAGAATGGAGTCTGGTCAGCGGTTTTGAGGAGAAAGTTGAAAGCCTCTGCAGCAATCTCGAAGACATTCAAATGGTGCTTGTGGACGCAGATAAAAGGCAGGTCAGCGAAGCAAGTGTGAAACGGTGGCTGGATAAGCTGAAGGCAGTGTCTTACGAGATCGACACTACGGTGGATGAGTGGAATGCCGCCATTACTCTCCGCTCTGATCTTAAGCTTTTCAGCAAGGTATGCTTCTTCACACTTCCTTGTCTGCATCGTAATCATGTTCATCGACCGGCATTGCATCGTAGAGTAGCTTGCAAGATAGACAGATTGAATGAAAAGCTTAATAGAATTTCCAATGAGAAAGAAAGATACACTTTACCAACTCAGAATTTCAGTAGGCACACTTTAGGAACAACTTCATATTCCATTGAATATGAACGTCGTCAAAACACTACATCATTTGTTGATGTGTCTAGAGTGTGTGGTCGAGAGAGGGAGAAAGAAATTTTAATAGAGAAGTTGCTCGTGAGTGGTGGTGGTGATGAGAGCAAACACAATATCATTCCTCTTGTAGGAATGAGGGGAATCGGTAAAACCACCCTAGCCCAATTGGTGTATAACGATGAAAAAGTTAATGCCCATTTTAACTTGAAAATTTGGGTATGCGTGTCCGACCCTTTTGATGAGATAACAATTGCTAGCCAAATTTGTGTGGCTCTTAAAGTTGAAGATGTCAACAAATTGGTTGCATTGGATCCATTACTAAatcaaattaagaaaaaaatagtgGGAAATAAATTTTTTCTTGTTTTAGATGATGTATGGACCGAAGATGATAGGAAATGGGAACCATTAGAAGAGTCTCTCAGGAATGGAGCTAAAGGAAGTAAAATATTAGTGACAACTCGCAAGAAACGTGTTGCTACTATGATGAAGGTGAGAGAAGATCATATAATCTTTATTGAACACTTATCAGAAGAAGTGTGCCTACGTATATTTAATGAACTAGCTTTCCTAAATAAcgatagtcaacaacaactaaaAGAAATAGGTGTGAAAATTGCCCAAAAGTGTAAGGGCTTACCCCTTGTTGCTAAATCATTAGGAAGCCTAGTGCGTTTTAAAAAGCCCACCAAAAAACATTGGAACGAAGTTTTGGACAGTAAATTGTGGGAATTAGGAGATCAAGTTGAAAATGAAGTTTTTGTTCCATTATTGTTGAGTTATTATGATTTACCCCCTCTTGCAAAGCGTTGTTTGTTATATTGCTCAATTTTCCCAAAAGATTATGAAATTGATAGAGTTGAATTAATACAATTGTGGATGTCTCAAGGCTATTTGAGTAGTTCAGAAGAGGATGAGAGAAAAGGCATAGATTGCTTTGAGAATTTAGCTACACGCTGTTTTTTTCAAGATTTTAAAACAGATGAAGAGGAAAACATTATAGGATGCAGGATGCATGATATAGTGCATGATTTTGTGTTGTTCCTTACAAAGAATGATTGTTTTAACTCAGTCATAAGTAGAAAGAATGATGAAATGAATCTACTACGTGCAAAGGCCTTTCATTGTACGTTATTACTTGAGTCTAAGGAACATGTAGTGCCTTCCTCACTTTACAGCAAAAGAAACTTACGCACGCTGTCAATAGTTGGGAAGTCAAGGTCTTATATTGAATGGGATTTGTTGTTGAAGTTAACATGTCTTAGGACTTTGAATTTGAGTGGTTGCTTAATAAGTCGATGGACAAGAATACCTAAAGATATTGATAAATTGATCCTTTTGAGGTATCTCAATCTATCAAATAATAGACTGCTAGAGCTTCCAAAAACACTGGGAAATCTTTTCAATTTGCAAACTTTAAAATTGGAGGAAAGTACTGGCGAGCTTCCGAAAGAGATTGGAAAACTTGTTAACTTACGCCATTTTTATTCGGGTTATTATGAGTGTGAATTTCCAAAAGAATTGGGAAAATTAACTGGCCTCCAGACTCTAGAATCAAAAAAATTTGAACGTTTAGTTGGTGACAGAATAGGGAAAGTGTTTCAAAGTTGGATGACATcattaaataatttgaaaagcCTTAACCTAAGATATTGCAGGGGTAAGTCTTTAGGGCCTTTTGGAAAACTCCCATCCCTCGAATCATTTACTTTATGTATATCTGATGATGTTGAAAGGGTGGGCAATGAATTCTTGGGAATAGAAGACACAACAACAACGGAGATGACAGCTGAATCATTCCCCAAATTGAAACGATTGCTCTTCATAAGCTTTTATTGTTGGGAAGAGTGGAAATCAGATGATAATAGTTATCCAATAATGCCATGCCTCCAATCCTTTCACTTTGACTACTGTCCAAAACTAAAAGCACCGCTTCCGGAGTTCTTACGAAGGACACCGCTCAAGACCTTAACCATATTAGATTGTCCTAAGCTGGAACCACTTTTGAAGGAAGGATTAAGCACAAAGGAGAAAATCGACATCCTTACatcataa
- the LOC133819840 gene encoding putative disease resistance protein RGA3 codes for MAEVLVSLVLQQLASFTCQQIEHEWSLVSSVEEKVKSLYSNLEDIQMVLVDADKRQVSEASVKRWLDKLKEVSYEIDTTVDEWNTAIALRSNLKLFSKVCFSTLPSLHRNHVHRPGLHRRVASKIDRLNEKLSRISTEKERYTFTTQNFSRHTLGTTSYSTEYDHRKNTTSFVDVSKVCGREREKEILIEKLLVSGGGDESKHHIIPLVGMGGIGKTTLAQLVYNDEKVNDHFNLKIWVCVSDPFDEITIANQICVALKVEDAHKFVALDPLLKQIKKNIVGKKFLLVLDDVWTEDDRRWEPLEESLKNGVEGSKILVTTRKKRVATMMKVKEDRIISISHLSEEVCLNIFNQLAFLNNESQESLKEIGVKIAQKCKGLPLVAKALGSLVRFKKPTKKHWNEVLDSKLWELGDQVENEVFVPFLLSYYDLPPLEKRCLLYCSIFPKDYEIDRVELIQLWMSQGYLSSSEEDERKGIDCFENLATRCFFQDFKTDEEENIIRCKMHHIVHDFVLFLTKNDCFNSVIITKNDEMNLLCAKVFHCTLLLESEEHVVPSSLYSKKNLRTLSIVGKHESGSIRWDLLLKLTCLRTLSLSGCLSQGSRIPKDIDKLILLRYLNLSNNRPLELPETLGILFNLQTLKLEESSGWLPKEIGKLVNLRHLYLGYCHCKFPEELGKLTGLQTLESQYFDTLDVDRMGKVFQSWMTSLNNLKSLKLKICSGKSLGPFGKLPSLESLTLNIVRSVQTVSNEFLGIEDTTTETPAAFPKLKRLHFKKFSDWIEWKSDVSSDDQIMPCLQSLKIEDCYKLEAPLPRFLQRTPPLKILTIEYCDRLQPLLEEGLGTEELVNILTSLMNYLRMPLVMSMEYNHVDLTKHNSWR; via the exons atgGCGGAAGTTCTGGTCTCCTTGGTCCTGCAGCAGTTGGCTTCCTTCACTTGTCAACAGATAGAACACGAATGGAGTCTGGTTAGCAGTGTTGAGGAGAAAGTTAAAAGCCTCTACAGCAATCTCGAAGACATTCAAATGGTGCTTGTGGACGCAGATAAAAGGCAGGTCAGCGAAGCAAGTGTGAAACGGTGGCTGGATAAGCTGAAAGAAGTGTCTTACGAGATCGACACTACGGTGGATGAGTGGAACACCGCCATTGCTCTCCGATCTAATCTTAAGCTTTTCAGCAAGGTATGCTTCTCTACACTTCCTTCTCTGCATCGTAATCATGTTCATCGACCGGGATTGCATCGTAGAGTAGCTTCCAAGATAGACAGATTGAATGAAAAGCTTAGTAGAATTTCCACTGAGAAAGAAAGATACACTTTTACAACTCAGAATTTCAGTAGGCACACTTTAGGAACAACATCATATTCAACTGAATATGACCATCGTAAAAATACTACATCATTTGTTGATGTGTCTAAAGTGTGTGGTCGAGAGAGGGAGAAAGAAATTTTAATAGAGAAGTTGCTCGTGAGTGGTGGTGGTGATGAGAGCAAACACCATATCATTCCTCTTGTAGGAATGGGGGGAATCGGTAAAACCACCCTAGCCCAATTGGTGTATAACGATGAAAAAGTTAATGATCATTTTAACTTGAAAATTTGGGTGTGTGTATCCGACCCATTTGATGAGATAACAATTGCTAACCAAATTTGTGTGGCTCTTAAAGTTGAAGATGCCCACAAATTTGTTGCATTGGATCCATTACtaaaacaaattaagaaaaacaTAGTGGGAAAGAAATTTCTTCTTGTTTTAGACGATGTGTGGACCGAAGATGATAGGAGATGGGAACCATTAGAAGAGTCTCTCAAGAATGGAGTTGAAGGAAGTAAAATATTAGTGACAACTCGCAAGAAACGTGTTGCTACTATGATGAAGGTGAAAGAAGATCGTATCATCTCCATTAGTCACTTATCAGAGGAGGTGTGTCTCAATATATTTAACCAACTAGCATTCCTAAATAACGAGAGTCAAGAGAGCCTAAAAGAAATAGGTGTGAAAATTGCACAAAAGTGTAAAGGTTTACCGCTTGTTGCTAAGGCACTAGGAAGTCTTGTGCGTTTTAAAAAGCCCACCAAAAAACACTGGAATGAAGTTTTGGACAGTAAATTATGGGAATTAGGAGATCAAGTTGAAAATGAAGTTTTTGTTCCATTCTTGTTGAGTTATTATGATTTGCCCCCTCTTGAAAAGCGTTGTTTGTTATATTGCTCAATTTTCCCAAAAGATTATGAAATTGATAGAGTTGAATTGATACAATTGTGGATGTCTCAAGGCTATTTGAGTAGTTCAGAAGAGGATGAGAGAAAAGGCATAGATTGCTTTGAGAATTTAGCTACGCGCTGTTTTTTTCAAGATTTTAAAACAGATGAAGAGGAAAACATTATAAGATGCAAGATGCATCATATAGTGCATGATTTTGTGTTGTTCCTCACAAAGAATGATTGTTTTAACTCAGTCATAATTACGAAGAATGATGAAATGAATCTACTATGTGCAAAAGTTTTTCATTGTACGTTATTACTTGAGTCTGAGGAACATGTAGTGCCTTCCTCACTTTACAGCAAAAAAAACTTACGCACGCTGTCAATAGTTGGGAAGCATGAGTCTGGGTCTATAAGATGGGATTTGTTGTTGAAGTTAACATGTCTTAGGACTTTGAGTTTGAGTGGTTGCTTAAGTCAAGGATCAAGAATACCTAAAGATATTGATAAATTGATCCTTCTGAGATATCTCAATCTATCAAATAATAGACCACTAGAGCTTCCAGAAACACTGGGAATTCTTTTCAATTTGCAAACTTTAAAATTGGAGGAAAGTAGTGGTTGGCTTCCAAAAGAGATTGGAAAACTTGTTAACTTACGCCATTTGTATTTGGGTTATTGTCATTGTAAATTTCCAGAAGAATTGGGAAAATTAACTGGCCTCCAGACTCTAGAATCCCAATATTTTGATACATTAGATGTTGACAGAATGGGAAAAGTGTTTCAAAGTTGGATGACGTcattaaataatttgaaaagcCTTAAGCTGAAAATTTGCAGTGGTAAGTCTTTAGGGCCTTTTGGAAAACTCCCCTCCCTCGAATCGCTTACTTTAAATATTGTGAGGTCGGTGCAAACTGTGAGCAATGAATTCTTGGGAATAGAAGACACAACAACGGAGACGCCAGCTGCATTCCCCAAATTGAAACGATTGCACTTCAAAAAATTTAGTGATTGGATAGAGTGGAAATCAGATGTAAGTTCAGATGATCAAATAATGCCATGCCTTCAATCCTTGAAAATTGAAGACTGTTACAAGCTAGAAGCACCGCTTCCGAGGTTCTTACAAAGGACACCACCGCTTAAGATCTTAACCATAGAATACTGTGACAGGTTGCAACCACTTCTGGAAGAAGGATTAGGGACAGAGGAGTTGGTCAACATTCTTACAtc CTTGATGAACTACCTGAGGATGCCTTTGGTGATGTCGATGGAATACAATCAT gTTGATTTGACTAAACATAATTCATGGAGGTGA